The genomic stretch GCGCCCGCCGCCATCCTTCAATTTCGTAGTGAAGTGGAGTACGTCCCCCGTGCGTGCCCGCGCGGCAGAGGATTCGATGGCGAGCTCGGCAACCGGGTTGTCGGCGACCTCGATCGCGAGGCTCGCGCTCTTCGTCTCCGCGGTCGCGGAAACGACGACGCTCCCCGGTCTTACCGGGTGCAGATAGCCCATGGAATCGATACGCGCGATGTCGGGCGCCGATGACTCGAAGCGCGGGGTCAAATCGGTGCGCAGGTCACCGATCGTGTCGGTGATGCGGGTCGAGAGGCGGACGATCGTGCCCTCGTAGAAGCGCTGGGGTGGGTCGACCAGCTCCACCCGTTCCACCGGCGGCCGCATGACCGTAAGCGGGATCTCCTGCTGGAGAAAGGCTTCGTCCTCGAGCCCACTCGCGTCGGGGTCTTTTGGGACGCGCACCATGATCTTGTAGCTTCCGGGGCGTGACGCCGATACGGTTCCGTCAGGCCTCACCCGGAAGAGATTGAAGCCCCAGGTACGCTCCTCGAGGTTCCAGTATTGACCGTACAGCGGCAGGAAGAGAACCCGCCGGTCGAGGACGTTTCCATCGGAGTCCTTGACCGTGGCCTCGAGCTTCGCGCTCTCACCCACGCGAAGCGTCAGCTCGCTCGGCTGGACGACGAGCGATGCGGGCTCCGGCTCTTGTAGCGCGGCAGCCGCGGTAATGAAGAAACTCAAAAGCACCGTCATGAACCACCCTCCCGAATCGCCGAAGAGCATACCACCCCTGTGCTACCCTTCCGCCCATGCGTACGACATCGTTTCTTTTGCTTGCCGTAGTTCTCACTGCGAGACTCGACGCTCAAACGATTGCCCTCCGCGCGGGGCGCCTCATCGACCCCGCTACGGGAACGGCGTCGATGAACCAGGTCATTCTCGTGGAAGACGGGACGATCGCTGCCGTCGGCGACATCACGATTCCGGCCGGAGCAGCCGTCGTCGACCTGTCCGAGCTGAGCGTTCTTCCCGGACTGGTCGATACACACAACCACCTCGCGCTGACCTATAAGAAGGAGCCGGAGAGCGACGTCTATTACTACACGTATATCTCCGACTCCACGCCTCTGCGCGCCATTCAGGCGGTGTCCAATGGAATTCAAATGCTTTCTTCGGGCTTCACCGTCGTACGCGACATGGGAAACGCGGGAAACTATGCCGATACGGCGTTGCGGGTGGCCATCGAGCAAGGCTGGGTGCCCGGACCCACCATCATCAACTCCGGGTTGATCATCGGAGGCATGGGCGGGCAGTACTGGCCCACACCGGAGATGGCCCTGGACCACGGAATCGTCTATCCCGAGTACCTCGACGCCGACACCACGGACGAGATCATCAAAGCGGTTCGACAAAACGTTCTCTTCGGCGCCAAGGTCATCAAGATCATGGTCGACGCCAAGCCCTATGGCTACAGCGTCGACGAGATGAAGCTCTTCGTTCGCGAGGCGGCTCGAGCCGGACTCAAGGTCGAGGGGCACGTCCAGACCCGGGAAGGCGCCCGGCGCGCGATCGAGTCGGGGCTCTGGTCGCTCGCCCACTCTCGAGCTCTCGATGACGAGCTTCACAAGATGATGGCGGAGAAGGGTATCTGGCGCGCGGGCACGGAGACACCCTACACCGAGTACCGCGGAAGCCAGGAGGCTTTCGACCGGACCGTGGCGGGGCTGAAGAACGCGTACGAGAACGGCGTCAAGCTCACGTTCTCGACGGACGCGGATTACTATGTCCCGGGGATGACCCGCGGTGAGGTGGTGATCGACTTTCTAAAAACGTGGAAAGCAGCGGGAATTCCTGCCGCAGAGATTCTCAAGATCATGACCTTCAACGGCTACGAGTGCGCCGAGGTCATTGACGAGCGTGGTCCGATAGAGCCCGGCCTCGCCGCGGACATCATCGCCGTTTCCGGCAACCCGCTCGAGGACGTCGACGCGCTACGCGACGTGCGTTTCGTGATGAAGGACGGGATGATCTTCAAGCGAGACGGCGTCGTCACGCCGGAGGCCTTCTTCCACGGCGGGCCAGTGAACGGATGGCAAATTCGCTGATTCCTGGCGCCGTCGCTTCGAGAAATCGCCTCACTGGAGCAAGAGGGCTCGAGGACCCCAGACGCCGGTTCTACCGGAAAACCTGGTTTCGACTGACTCCTCGGAGTGTCCAGAAAACCACGACGATATGGAGTCCGCCGAACATGATGACATTGGAAGGGAGTGGCCCCATTAGGTGAGAAGGATGGGGACCTCGTACTTCGCGATGTCTCCGTCATGGGTCACGAGCGTCAGTCCCTCCACGAAGCACTGCGCGATCAGCAAACGATCGAAGGGGTCCCGATGGTGCATCGGGAGATCGCCTACTTTGAAGGCGTGCTCGACCGTCATCGCCAGTCGCTCGAACGGTTGTTCATCCAAAACGCGAGAAAATCGCCGCGGCACGGCGAGCTTTCCGAGAGCTCTCTTGATGACGATCTCCCAGACGTTCACCGCGCTGAAGTAGACGACCCGCGACGGGTCGCGTATCGCATCCCGCGCGTTGTCGCCCAACTCGGCGGAATCCGCCAGCCACCACAGAAGGGCGTGCGTATCCAGGAGCAGATTCACCTGGGCTTCGCCCCGAGTGCCTCGGCGATGTCATCCGGAAGCTCGTCGAAATCGGGAGCGATACGGATCTTTCCCCGAAGCGCTCCCGGCTCGCGAGGTCGTTCCGCCTTCCGGTAGGCTCGAAGGACCGCTACGGGCTTCCCGGCCCGACAAATGATGATTTCCTCTCCCTTGGACGCTTTTTCGATGAGTTCCGAAAGGCTCGCCTTGGCTTCCGAGACAGTGTTGATGACCATGTTCGTCGAACCAGACCAGATCTGGTCTTGAGTCAGTCTACACCGGAAAACGTTCCGCCGTCCAGGCATTTACCCCGCGGCGACGGCGCGGCCGAGCGCCCGGAGAGGCTGAGCGATGATCGCTTCCGTTACAATGGCCCGCGTGAAGTGGTAATCGACTCCACCTGCGTCGACGGCGCACGATATCCTCTCTCGAGATCTGTTCCCGCTGCGACGCGCGTCAGCGGCAGTCGTAGCTCGAAGCTTTGGCCGGATCACCACCGAGGTACACCGGCTCGGTCGGGTACTTACAGAGTGGTCGGCTGAGGGTTCCGGTTAAATCGACCGCCAGCAGAGCGTCGGGCTTGCGCCCCTGCTCAACCCAGCGCCGGATTGCTCCGATGCCATCGAAGATTTGTGCGCCAGGACCGAACTCGCAGTGCGCCATCCCGGGGATCATGAAAAGACGCGCGAACGCGTCGCGCCGACCCGCCGTGTGCTCTTCGATGTCGTCGAAGTAGCGGATCGTGTGCTTGGGGGCGAGCGACGGGTCGGTCCAGCCATGATAGAGAATCAGCTCGCCGCCCCTTCTCTTGAACCGGGTGAGATCTGGTTTTGGCGGGTCCAGTTTTTCCAAGGCCAGCGCATCAAGGTGAATCTGGGCGGGCGCTGTCATCAATAAGTAGCCGATTGGGTCATAGCTCGGATCGTCAAAGACCATGAACTGGTTGAGGGACGAATGGAGAATGAACTGAAGTCCCGCGCCCCCGAGCACGGGCGTCCCCGTGATCCAGGACGCGAGGTGGAGAAAGCACTGGACACGTGTCGGTCGGCGCTCGAGCAGCCGGCTAATCCGGAGATTCTCGACTACGCGCCATATATCTACGTACGCTGCGGTGAGCGTGGGAAGGCTCAGGACATTTTCGACACGTTGAGCTCGTTTGCGGAATCCGCGTACGTGGATCCTTACTACCTCGCATGCGCGCATGCCGCCCTCGGTGAGATCGACGCCGCATTCGACTGACTCGATCGCGCCGTGTCCGAGCATTCGATCACCGTCGCCCTCGCGAAAATCGACTCGTTCTTGGACCCACTGAGGGACGACGCCCGTTTTGACGTCGTATTGAAAAAGCTGGGGTTTCAGTAGCGGCCCGAAAGCAGGCTTTCCCAGCCGGCTCCATCTTCAGGAACCGATGTACCGCCGGCTCTCCAATGAGGACAAACTCGTCGACCTCTACGCGAAACAGTGTCTATAACAAGCTCCTGTAGAGCCTATCTGTGGTCTGACAGCGCCTCAGCGCGCAGGTTCTATCCAAGGTAATTATCCGTGAAGAAGCGGCGGTGATATGGAGACAACTTGGTCAGACACGGAACTCGCCGAGGCGAATCGTATTTGGCACGAGTATCAGGAGAATCACGACGTTTCACACCTTGAAGGTCGAACAGCCGGAGTCGATCCGGTGAGCGGCAGAGTCAATGGTCGGTGAAGATCGCGCCTTCTTTCGCAATTCGGTCGATTTGGGTTGCGTGCGGTAGCCCATCATTGTTCGAGCTGCGTTCACGGGCTCTTCTTCTGTCCGTAAGTCATTTATAGTCAGAATGTAAAGACGTGTGGTTGACGACAGTTCATTTTGGGAGCATAATACATCCACGTATTTAGGGATCCGAGTCGTTTCTCCAGATGCGGATCATCGCCAATAAAGCTCTATGCGACTTCTGGGAGCGACATCGAGACGCCGAAGAACCTCTCTTAGCTTGGTATCGTGAAGTCGAGCAGGAGGACTGGGACACCCCAGCAAAGGTCAAGGAAAAATACCGGAGTGCCAGCGTCGTGGCGGACAACCGTGTGGTATTCAACATCAGGGGAAACAAGTACCGTCTAGTCGTGAAGATCAACTACGGCGCTCGGCTCGTCTTCATTCGCTTCGTTGGCACTCACACGGAATATGACCGGATCAACGTCGAGGAGATATGAACATGGGCAGGATCAAAGCGATTCGGAGTGAAGCGGACTACAACACTGCACTCGCTCGCATCGAAACGCTCATGGATGCCGAGCCCGGTACGCCTGAAGGCGAAGAACTGGATGTCTTGGCAGACCTCGTCGAGCACTACGAAGAGAAGCACGTCCCGATGGGGTTTCCGAGTCCGGTCGCGGCGATCGAGTTTCGTTTGGAGCAAGCAGGTCTCACGCCGAGAGACTTGATCCCGTTCCTCGGAAGCCGAGCCAAGGTATCGGAAGTGCTATCCCGGAAGCGGTCGCTCACGATGCCGATGGCTCGCTCCCTCCACAAGCATCTCGGGATCCCGGCCGAGGTGCTCCTGCAGCCGCCCAGCGCGCAATTCGACACCGAGCTCGAGACGCTGGCGTGGGATCGCTTCCCACTCAAGGCCATGGCAAAGATGGGCTGGATTCGGGCAGTTCGGAACCTCGACGCACGCGCGGAGGAGTTGGTTCGCGATCTGATCCGAGAGGCTGGCGGACCGACCGTCGCCCGAGCAGCACTCTACCGAAAGAGCCCTCAGGCGCGGACCAACGCGAAGACGGACTCTTATGCACTCAAGGCCTGGTGCTGGAAAGTACTTGCCGACGCCAACAAGGAGCGACCATCGGCCGCGTATCGCCCAGGAACGATCACGCTTGAGTTTCTTCGCCAGCTCGCTCAACTCAGTTGGCTGGAAGATGGGCCGCGCCTGGCGAAGGAGCTCCTCGCGAGACACGGCATTCCCCTCGTCATCGTTCGGCATCTTCCCAAAACCTA from Vicinamibacteria bacterium encodes the following:
- a CDS encoding amidohydrolase family protein; the encoded protein is MRTTSFLLLAVVLTARLDAQTIALRAGRLIDPATGTASMNQVILVEDGTIAAVGDITIPAGAAVVDLSELSVLPGLVDTHNHLALTYKKEPESDVYYYTYISDSTPLRAIQAVSNGIQMLSSGFTVVRDMGNAGNYADTALRVAIEQGWVPGPTIINSGLIIGGMGGQYWPTPEMALDHGIVYPEYLDADTTDEIIKAVRQNVLFGAKVIKIMVDAKPYGYSVDEMKLFVREAARAGLKVEGHVQTREGARRAIESGLWSLAHSRALDDELHKMMAEKGIWRAGTETPYTEYRGSQEAFDRTVAGLKNAYENGVKLTFSTDADYYVPGMTRGEVVIDFLKTWKAAGIPAAEILKIMTFNGYECAEVIDERGPIEPGLAADIIAVSGNPLEDVDALRDVRFVMKDGMIFKRDGVVTPEAFFHGGPVNGWQIR
- a CDS encoding type II toxin-antitoxin system prevent-host-death family antitoxin, translated to MVINTVSEAKASLSELIEKASKGEEIIICRAGKPVAVLRAYRKAERPREPGALRGKIRIAPDFDELPDDIAEALGAKPR
- a CDS encoding type II toxin-antitoxin system HigB family toxin, which translates into the protein MRIIANKALCDFWERHRDAEEPLLAWYREVEQEDWDTPAKVKEKYRSASVVADNRVVFNIRGNKYRLVVKINYGARLVFIRFVGTHTEYDRINVEEI
- a CDS encoding ImmA/IrrE family metallo-endopeptidase → MGRIKAIRSEADYNTALARIETLMDAEPGTPEGEELDVLADLVEHYEEKHVPMGFPSPVAAIEFRLEQAGLTPRDLIPFLGSRAKVSEVLSRKRSLTMPMARSLHKHLGIPAEVLLQPPSAQFDTELETLAWDRFPLKAMAKMGWIRAVRNLDARAEELVRDLIREAGGPTVARAALYRKSPQARTNAKTDSYALKAWCWKVLADANKERPSAAYRPGTITLEFLRQLAQLSWLEDGPRLAKELLARHGIPLVIVRHLPKTYLDGAALKLGDGTPVIGLTLRFDRLDYFWFCLLHELAHVGRHMDIDGQGAFVDDLSLRAVEGSPDDPQENQADEWAEEALVPRALWESSAVRENPTAMSVINLANALKVHPAIVAGKIRYERRNFRLLSQFVGTGAVRRHFDMRS
- a CDS encoding tannase/feruloyl esterase family alpha/beta hydrolase — its product is MVFDDPSYDPIGYLLMTAPAQIHLDALALEKLDPPKPDLTRFKRRGGELILYHGWTDPSLAPKHTIRYFDDIEEHTAGRRDAFARLFMIPGMAHCEFGPGAQIFDGIGAIRRWVEQGRKPDALLAVDLTGTLSRPLCKYPTEPVYLGGDPAKASSYDCR
- a CDS encoding type II toxin-antitoxin system VapC family toxin; protein product: MNLLLDTHALLWWLADSAELGDNARDAIRDPSRVVYFSAVNVWEIVIKRALGKLAVPRRFSRVLDEQPFERLAMTVEHAFKVGDLPMHHRDPFDRLLIAQCFVEGLTLVTHDGDIAKYEVPILLT